A genomic stretch from Roseofilum casamattae BLCC-M143 includes:
- the folP gene encoding dihydropteroate synthase — translation MGVLNVTPDSFSDGGEFNSLEAAAARSRHLVDGGADIIDIGGQSTRPGSTQISLTEELERTIPAIAELRTMPEPYGSIPISIDTTRAQVARAAVAAGANLVNDISGGTFDDGMFETVAQLGVPIILMHLRGTPETMQQFVEYEDLMGEISAVLQERVREAVEAGIARSQIILDPGIGFAKTMEQNLQILRQIPQLRDLGFPVLIGASRKSFIGHLLNQPNPKERGWGTAATTCAAIARGADLLRVHDLPQMHEVCQVADAIYRGIH, via the coding sequence ATGGGCGTGTTGAACGTGACGCCGGATAGTTTTAGCGATGGGGGGGAGTTTAATAGTCTTGAAGCGGCCGCGGCGCGATCGCGACATTTGGTCGATGGCGGTGCCGATATTATTGATATTGGCGGACAGTCTACTCGTCCGGGCAGCACCCAGATTAGTTTAACTGAGGAGCTAGAGCGCACGATTCCGGCGATCGCCGAGCTGCGAACGATGCCCGAACCTTATGGGAGTATTCCGATCTCGATCGATACGACGCGCGCTCAGGTGGCGCGAGCGGCGGTGGCAGCGGGAGCAAATCTGGTGAATGATATTTCTGGGGGAACCTTTGACGATGGCATGTTCGAGACGGTAGCGCAGTTGGGAGTGCCGATTATTTTGATGCATTTGCGCGGGACTCCGGAAACCATGCAGCAGTTCGTTGAATACGAGGATCTAATGGGAGAAATTAGTGCGGTGTTACAGGAACGGGTGAGGGAGGCAGTAGAGGCAGGAATTGCGCGATCGCAGATTATCCTCGATCCGGGGATTGGCTTTGCCAAAACCATGGAGCAAAATTTGCAGATTTTGCGCCAAATTCCCCAGTTACGCGACCTGGGGTTTCCGGTGTTAATTGGAGCCTCTCGCAAGAGTTTTATCGGTCATCTTCTCAACCAACCCAATCCGAAAGAACGGGGGTGGGGAACGGCAGCAACGACTTGTGCGGCGATCGCTCGAGGAGCAGATTTACTTCGAGTTCACGATCTGCCGCAAATGCATGAGGTCTGTCAGGTTGCCGATGCCATTTATCGCGGGATTCATTAA
- a CDS encoding SLBB domain-containing protein gives MNGKRNETTMPQIHQRQWLPQLRSSGAIALVACLVWSASPALVFAQTQPAPSSSPLLVNEGYTLGPGDRLSVDIFNVPEYSGEFLVLSDGTINLPLVGSLRVQGQTIAQASEGISIVMERYLRNPIVTLGLLNARPLKIGIAGEVYSPGVYSLSLSGNDEVAVPTVTGVIDLAGGVTQAADIRRIQVRRPRADGQGTDQIITVDLWKLLQTADLNQDILLRDGDSLFIPTATNVDLQENSLLASASFSGAEVGPVKVAVVGEVKRPGPYVLNNNSEDNDVTITRAIQLAGGITEQADIRTIQVRRLTKSGSQQSIDVDLWKLLQEGDLRQDLPLQEGDTIVIGQATELSPDEATELASTSFSPDSINVNIIGPVIRPGQVEVPPNTPLAQALLAAGGFNNDARERSVELVRLNPNGTVTKRTVSIDFSRALDEENNPALRNNDTIIVSSSRLTEFNDSISPVFRAIGTVGSVFSIPRAVFRLFDGLF, from the coding sequence ATGAACGGCAAACGAAACGAGACGACAATGCCCCAAATCCACCAGAGACAATGGTTGCCCCAACTGCGCTCTTCCGGAGCGATCGCCTTAGTGGCTTGCCTGGTCTGGAGCGCCTCTCCAGCCTTAGTGTTCGCTCAGACTCAGCCCGCTCCATCCTCCAGTCCTCTACTGGTGAATGAAGGCTATACCCTAGGTCCTGGCGATCGTCTCAGTGTCGATATCTTTAACGTTCCCGAATACAGCGGCGAATTCCTCGTCCTCTCCGACGGCACCATTAATCTTCCCCTCGTTGGTTCCCTGCGCGTCCAAGGCCAGACCATTGCCCAAGCCTCCGAGGGCATCTCCATCGTCATGGAACGCTACTTGCGCAACCCCATTGTTACCCTCGGTTTGTTAAATGCCCGACCTCTGAAAATTGGTATTGCCGGAGAAGTCTACAGCCCTGGAGTCTACTCCCTCTCATTAAGCGGTAACGACGAAGTCGCCGTTCCAACCGTCACTGGCGTCATCGATCTCGCCGGAGGAGTTACCCAAGCCGCTGATATTCGTCGCATTCAAGTGCGCCGTCCTCGCGCTGACGGTCAAGGCACCGACCAAATCATCACCGTCGATCTGTGGAAACTCCTGCAAACGGCCGATCTCAATCAAGATATTCTCCTCCGAGACGGAGACAGCCTGTTTATTCCCACAGCAACCAACGTTGACTTGCAAGAAAACAGCCTGCTCGCCAGTGCTAGCTTCTCCGGAGCCGAAGTCGGGCCGGTGAAAGTCGCTGTAGTCGGCGAAGTCAAACGTCCCGGCCCGTATGTGCTCAACAACAACTCCGAGGACAATGACGTTACCATCACTCGCGCGATCCAACTGGCCGGTGGCATCACCGAGCAAGCCGATATTCGTACCATCCAAGTGCGTCGCTTAACCAAATCAGGCAGCCAACAATCGATTGATGTGGATTTGTGGAAACTGCTGCAAGAAGGAGATCTGCGCCAAGACCTACCCTTACAAGAAGGCGATACGATCGTTATCGGGCAAGCCACCGAGTTGAGTCCGGACGAGGCAACAGAGCTGGCCTCCACCAGTTTTTCTCCCGACTCAATCAACGTAAACATTATCGGTCCAGTCATCCGACCCGGTCAAGTAGAAGTTCCGCCGAATACGCCTCTAGCTCAAGCCCTGTTAGCCGCAGGAGGCTTTAATAACGATGCGAGAGAGCGATCGGTAGAACTGGTTCGTCTCAATCCGAATGGAACCGTTACCAAACGCACGGTCTCGATTGACTTCAGCCGCGCCCTCGATGAAGAAAATAATCCAGCATTGCGCAATAACGATACCATCATTGTTTCGTCTTCGAGACTCACCGAGTTCAATGACTCCATCAGTCCCGTGTTTCGAGCGATCGGTACGGTAGGTAGTGTCTTCTCGATTCCCAGAGCAGTGTTTCGTCTATTTGACGGTTTATTTTAA
- a CDS encoding protein-tyrosine phosphatase family protein, which yields MGAIDFWKKLTGGSPHSASPPKRRFRFTWVLPGRLALGSLPAAATDYTRLEEEGIQAILSLCPEAEGQILSEFADRFECLRYPLPDSHYQQPLQVEDVAKAVAVVHGAIAGGKALYLHCFAGIERSPTICIAYLCRHQKLEVWEALRCLKQVHPRTAPTQTELQVVQAYLDREQ from the coding sequence ATGGGCGCGATCGACTTCTGGAAAAAACTGACGGGTGGCTCGCCACATTCTGCATCACCGCCAAAACGCCGGTTTCGCTTCACTTGGGTGCTACCGGGGCGGTTAGCTCTGGGTTCGTTGCCGGCGGCTGCCACTGATTATACCCGACTGGAGGAGGAGGGAATTCAGGCAATTTTGTCTCTGTGTCCGGAGGCTGAAGGGCAGATTTTATCGGAGTTTGCCGATCGCTTTGAGTGTTTGCGCTATCCTTTGCCGGACAGTCATTATCAGCAACCGCTACAGGTTGAGGATGTGGCAAAAGCGGTGGCTGTGGTTCATGGCGCGATCGCTGGTGGAAAGGCGCTGTATTTGCACTGTTTTGCCGGAATTGAGCGATCGCCGACGATTTGTATTGCTTATCTCTGTCGCCATCAAAAATTGGAGGTTTGGGAAGCGTTGCGCTGTTTGAAACAAGTCCATCCTCGTACGGCGCCGACGCAAACAGAACTGCAAGTGGTGCAGGCTTATCTGGATCGAGAGCAGTAA